A genomic window from Sporosarcina sp. Marseille-Q4063 includes:
- the lpdA gene encoding dihydrolipoyl dehydrogenase — protein sequence MVVGEISQERDLVIIGGGPGGYSAAIRAAQLGLSVTLIEQGHIGGVCLNEGCIPSKVFTHAAAKLVEKPHLQDLGISGSEGKFDIKQLLAYKTKVIKRLRSGIENLCKENKIELINGKATFLDINRIGVENGHQFDIFTCKNTIIATGSSPIMPLELKTISGRILLAHEIFNLQEIPTDLLIMGNDYISMEVASCYAALGSNVTIILDNQLGLPFDESIKKELLRLFKKRKIRVINKEKLLSTNEKEDGITLTIQTDKNREETFHGSFLFVSGTKIPNVETIGIERFGIQQTDQGFIKVDGNMESSINSIYAIGDVTEGPALAVKAIKQGKAAVEAISGGKPEVDLTFLPVIVHTIPPIASVGLTEQDISELGLDARISQFPMRSNGYAAITADVDGFIKVISDSTTSIILGIHMIGEGAVELSTSFVQLMEMAAKEEDIKFPSYAHPGIGEGVLEAVEGLVGQAIHSVLTK from the coding sequence ATGGTTGTCGGTGAAATCAGTCAAGAGAGAGATCTCGTTATTATTGGCGGGGGGCCAGGCGGTTATTCGGCAGCAATACGCGCCGCGCAACTCGGTCTGTCAGTGACTTTGATTGAACAAGGACATATAGGCGGCGTTTGTTTGAATGAAGGATGCATCCCTTCAAAAGTTTTTACGCACGCTGCAGCTAAACTAGTGGAAAAACCTCATTTACAAGATTTAGGGATTTCCGGAAGCGAAGGAAAATTTGATATAAAGCAACTTCTCGCTTATAAAACGAAAGTAATTAAAAGACTGAGGTCAGGTATAGAAAATTTATGCAAAGAAAATAAAATTGAACTGATAAACGGAAAAGCAACATTTTTAGATATAAATCGAATTGGTGTCGAAAATGGGCATCAGTTCGATATTTTCACTTGTAAAAATACAATCATCGCAACAGGAAGTTCACCTATTATGCCTTTGGAATTGAAAACAATCTCTGGCAGAATTTTATTGGCTCATGAAATATTTAACCTTCAGGAAATCCCGACCGATTTACTAATCATGGGAAATGACTATATCTCCATGGAAGTTGCTTCTTGTTATGCGGCATTGGGTTCAAATGTAACAATTATTCTCGACAATCAACTAGGGTTGCCATTCGATGAATCCATAAAGAAAGAATTACTGCGATTATTCAAGAAAAGAAAAATCCGAGTGATTAATAAAGAAAAATTATTGTCAACTAATGAAAAGGAAGACGGAATAACGCTTACAATACAAACTGATAAAAATAGAGAAGAGACATTCCATGGTTCATTTCTGTTCGTTTCAGGTACAAAAATACCAAATGTTGAAACCATTGGTATCGAACGTTTTGGAATTCAACAGACAGATCAAGGCTTCATTAAAGTCGATGGAAATATGGAATCATCAATCAATTCGATTTACGCAATCGGAGATGTAACAGAAGGACCTGCGCTTGCTGTGAAGGCTATTAAGCAAGGGAAGGCGGCAGTTGAAGCGATTTCAGGGGGGAAGCCAGAAGTCGATCTTACTTTTCTACCTGTAATTGTCCATACAATCCCGCCAATTGCTTCGGTAGGATTAACTGAGCAAGATATATCAGAACTTGGATTAGATGCACGCATTAGCCAGTTTCCTATGCGGAGCAATGGTTATGCGGCAATAACAGCTGATGTGGATGGCTTTATAAAAGTTATTTCGGATTCAACTACAAGTATTATACTTGGGATTCATATGATTGGAGAAGGGGCTGTTGAACTGTCGACTTCTTTTGTGCAATTAATGGAAATGGCCGCAAAAGAAGAAGATATAAAATTCCCTTCTTATGCACATCCGGGGATTGGAGAGGGTGTGCTTGAAGCGGTCGAGGGATTGGTCGGACAGGCGATTCATAGTGTTCTAACAAAATAA
- a CDS encoding ABC transporter substrate-binding protein, whose amino-acid sequence MKNNWKKMMVALFSVVLILSACGEGEKAGEGEKTGSDSKKYKIGVTQILEHPSLNAAFEGFKEALEDAGLDVEYDVQNAQNDMGNNTTIATNLVNSDVDLIFANSTPSAQAVVGATKDIPVVFTSVTDAVSAELIESMENPGGNITGTIDLHPDAIPNTMKFMKDELGAKNIGMVFNAGEQNSRAQVDSVKEMLEEMDMKVVEASVSTSAEVKQAAESLVGQVDAFYIITDNTVVSALESVISVAEDNEIPMMVAEFDSVKRGGLGAYGFEYHDIGYEAGEMAVKILKDGTKPADIPAQYPQNLMFVVNKDAADKMGVTIKDEWKAELTE is encoded by the coding sequence ATGAAGAATAATTGGAAAAAGATGATGGTTGCGCTTTTCAGTGTTGTGCTTATACTTTCAGCATGTGGGGAAGGTGAAAAAGCGGGGGAAGGCGAGAAAACAGGGTCTGACTCGAAAAAATATAAAATAGGTGTGACTCAAATTCTAGAACACCCATCACTAAATGCAGCATTTGAAGGCTTTAAAGAAGCATTAGAGGATGCAGGACTTGATGTAGAGTATGATGTGCAGAACGCTCAAAATGATATGGGTAATAATACTACCATCGCGACAAATCTTGTGAACTCTGATGTAGATTTAATCTTCGCGAACTCAACTCCTAGTGCACAAGCAGTAGTAGGGGCGACAAAGGATATTCCGGTTGTATTCACATCTGTTACGGATGCAGTAAGTGCTGAATTAATTGAATCTATGGAAAATCCGGGAGGCAATATAACAGGCACGATTGATTTGCATCCAGATGCAATTCCAAATACCATGAAATTTATGAAAGACGAATTAGGCGCGAAAAACATCGGAATGGTGTTTAATGCCGGAGAACAAAACTCGAGAGCCCAAGTGGATTCTGTTAAAGAAATGCTGGAAGAGATGGATATGAAAGTTGTTGAAGCATCTGTATCAACTTCAGCTGAAGTAAAACAAGCTGCGGAATCATTAGTAGGTCAAGTAGATGCATTTTATATTATTACAGATAACACAGTTGTTTCCGCACTTGAATCAGTGATTTCAGTTGCTGAAGATAATGAAATTCCAATGATGGTTGCCGAATTTGATTCCGTTAAGCGTGGGGGATTAGGCGCATATGGATTTGAATACCATGATATCGGTTATGAAGCAGGTGAAATGGCTGTTAAGATTTTAAAAGATGGAACTAAACCAGCAGATATACCAGCACAATACCCGCAGAATTTAATGTTCGTTGTAAATAAAGACGCGGCAGACAAAATGGGCGTTACAATTAAAGATGAGTGGAAAGCAGAACTTACTGAATAA
- a CDS encoding ABC transporter permease translates to MFAALFGSVEQGIIYAIMALGVYLSFRVLDFPDLTVDGSFVTGAAVAATMILFGYDPMLATAVALLIGFLAGCITGLLHTKGKINPLLSGILMMIALYSINLRIMGTTSTSSVSRSNIPLLNESTLFSKFREFWSALGIDDSINGFFKMIGIQYLPGTWGTLFLMLIITIIIKFIVDWFLQTEVGLAIRATGDNKRMIRSLSANTDTLVIIGLGVSNALVAFSGALIAQYGKFADAAMGIGMIIAGLASVIIGEAIFGTKTIMRTTLAIIVGAVIYRIVLALAFRIKFFDPGDLKVITAVIVIGALVIPQFVEKRRERARKAKRHHERVVELASTKEGTAVAETPTNQ, encoded by the coding sequence ATGTTTGCTGCACTATTCGGCTCTGTTGAGCAAGGAATCATCTATGCAATAATGGCACTCGGAGTGTATTTATCATTCCGAGTGTTGGATTTTCCGGATTTAACGGTTGATGGAAGTTTTGTAACGGGAGCGGCAGTAGCCGCTACGATGATTCTCTTCGGATATGATCCGATGCTGGCTACCGCGGTAGCTTTACTAATTGGGTTTCTTGCCGGTTGTATCACCGGGCTTTTGCATACAAAAGGTAAAATTAACCCGCTTCTTTCTGGAATATTAATGATGATCGCTTTATATTCGATAAATCTAAGGATAATGGGTACGACTTCAACCAGTTCTGTTAGCCGTTCAAATATCCCATTATTAAATGAATCAACGTTATTTAGTAAGTTTCGTGAATTTTGGAGCGCGCTCGGTATTGATGATAGCATCAATGGTTTTTTCAAAATGATTGGCATCCAATATTTACCGGGAACATGGGGAACATTGTTTCTTATGCTCATTATTACGATCATTATAAAATTCATCGTTGATTGGTTCCTGCAAACAGAAGTTGGACTTGCGATAAGGGCAACTGGTGATAATAAAAGAATGATTAGAAGTCTTTCCGCTAATACGGATACACTTGTTATTATAGGTCTTGGCGTTTCTAATGCGCTCGTTGCTTTCTCAGGTGCATTAATTGCTCAATATGGAAAGTTTGCCGACGCTGCAATGGGAATTGGAATGATTATAGCGGGATTAGCTTCAGTCATAATTGGCGAGGCAATATTTGGAACAAAAACGATTATGCGAACAACATTGGCAATTATTGTTGGTGCGGTGATATACAGAATTGTGCTGGCACTTGCGTTTAGAATTAAATTTTTCGATCCGGGAGATTTAAAAGTAATTACCGCAGTTATCGTAATAGGCGCACTAGTTATTCCGCAGTTTGTTGAAAAAAGGCGAGAAAGAGCTAGAAAGGCGAAACGTCATCATGAACGTGTAGTCGAGTTAGCGTCGACAAAGGAGGGAACTGCCGTTGCTGAAACTCCAACAAATCAATAA
- a CDS encoding ABC transporter ATP-binding protein, translating into MLKLQQINKIFNEATLDEKVALDEVNLELKSGDFVTVIGSNGAGKSTMLNMISGALSPDFGEIMVEDKNVTKLPEYKRSQMIGRVFQDPMAGTAPLMTIEENLAMAYSRDKKRGFKRGVDKKRRELFKEALETLHLNLENRLNAKVGTLSGGERQALSLLMATFTQPSILLLDEHTAALDPSRAELITNITKQLVEKDQLTTLMVTHNMQQALDLGNRLIMMDKGQIILEVEAEEKKDLTIVKLMDEFQRIRGEKLTSDKALLSF; encoded by the coding sequence TTGCTGAAACTCCAACAAATCAATAAAATTTTTAATGAAGCTACTTTGGATGAAAAAGTTGCTTTGGATGAAGTTAATCTTGAGTTGAAATCAGGAGATTTCGTAACTGTGATTGGAAGTAACGGTGCTGGGAAATCGACAATGCTAAATATGATTTCCGGAGCGCTTTCTCCCGATTTCGGCGAAATTATGGTTGAGGATAAAAATGTAACTAAGTTACCTGAATATAAACGGTCTCAGATGATTGGAAGAGTATTCCAAGACCCGATGGCTGGAACCGCGCCTTTAATGACTATTGAAGAGAATTTGGCGATGGCTTATTCAAGGGACAAAAAACGTGGATTTAAAAGAGGCGTGGATAAGAAGCGCAGGGAACTGTTCAAGGAAGCACTCGAAACGCTACACTTGAATCTTGAAAATCGGCTCAACGCGAAAGTCGGAACGCTATCTGGCGGTGAGCGGCAAGCTCTTTCGCTATTAATGGCTACATTTACGCAACCTTCTATTTTACTTCTTGATGAACACACGGCGGCACTCGATCCATCGCGTGCGGAGTTAATTACGAATATTACTAAGCAACTTGTTGAAAAGGATCAATTAACGACGTTGATGGTAACGCATAATATGCAACAAGCATTAGATCTTGGGAATCGACTCATTATGATGGATAAAGGTCAGATCATTTTAGAAGTGGAAGCCGAAGAAAAGAAGGATTTGACAATCGTAAAGTTAATGGATGAATTCCAACGTATTCGCGGGGAGAAATTAACGAGCGATAAAGCTTTATTAAGTTTTTAA
- the nhaC gene encoding Na+/H+ antiporter NhaC, producing the protein MALLPLVVMIVVMIFTVVKLEQGPHIPLIVGTTTAALVAWRAGYSWKQIEEMMYKGIRLALPAVVIIILVGLTIGSWMGGGIVATMIYYGLQIITPSWFLVAICLICSIVSLAIGSSWSTMGTIGVAGMGIGLSMGIPAGMIAGAIISGAYFGDKMSPLSDTTNLAAGLTGTDLFDHIKHMLYTTVPGLAIALAIYAYLGNRFATNQIEAVEIIQTAKVLQESFLITPWLLLVPLAVIVLVATKVPAIPALIIGILLGFLAQIGVQGGSLVGAIEALQSGFTIATGNEMVDALFNGGGLDSMMYTVSMTIVAMTFGGILEFSGMLKTLMTQLLKVVKSSASLLISTIGACFLTNASCAEQYISIVVPSRMFSKAYKEKGLHSKNLSRALEDGGTLTSVFIPWNTCGVFIFGTLGVSVVQYGPYAILNLVIPFISILYAVTGFTIVKLTEQEKAEQLELEKEEKGQEEVGFGIN; encoded by the coding sequence ATGGCACTACTTCCGTTAGTAGTAATGATTGTTGTCATGATTTTTACAGTTGTAAAATTGGAACAAGGACCCCATATTCCGTTAATCGTAGGAACGACAACCGCAGCTTTGGTTGCTTGGAGAGCGGGATACTCATGGAAACAGATTGAGGAAATGATGTACAAAGGAATCCGTCTGGCACTTCCTGCGGTCGTGATAATTATATTGGTTGGATTAACGATTGGTTCTTGGATGGGCGGCGGAATTGTCGCGACAATGATTTATTACGGCTTACAAATTATTACGCCTTCATGGTTTCTCGTTGCAATATGTCTCATATGTTCAATCGTTTCGTTAGCAATCGGTAGTTCTTGGTCAACAATGGGGACGATTGGTGTTGCTGGAATGGGAATTGGGTTAAGCATGGGAATTCCGGCGGGTATGATTGCGGGTGCAATTATCTCAGGTGCATATTTTGGGGATAAAATGTCACCATTATCTGATACAACAAACTTGGCAGCTGGACTGACAGGTACGGATTTGTTTGACCATATTAAACATATGTTATATACGACAGTTCCTGGACTAGCGATTGCACTCGCTATATATGCTTATTTAGGTAATCGATTTGCAACTAATCAGATTGAAGCTGTTGAAATTATTCAGACTGCCAAAGTGTTACAAGAAAGTTTTCTTATTACGCCTTGGTTATTGCTAGTTCCATTAGCGGTCATCGTATTAGTCGCAACGAAAGTACCGGCAATCCCTGCACTTATAATCGGGATTTTACTTGGATTCCTTGCACAAATCGGCGTACAGGGAGGTTCATTAGTTGGTGCTATTGAAGCTTTGCAAAGCGGATTTACAATTGCGACGGGTAATGAAATGGTTGATGCTCTTTTTAACGGCGGTGGATTGGATTCAATGATGTATACCGTTTCCATGACAATAGTTGCGATGACTTTTGGAGGGATATTGGAGTTCTCTGGAATGCTCAAAACATTAATGACTCAGCTGTTAAAAGTAGTTAAGTCATCAGCTTCATTACTCATATCAACTATAGGGGCTTGTTTTTTAACAAATGCTTCATGTGCGGAGCAGTATATTTCAATTGTCGTGCCGTCACGGATGTTCAGCAAAGCCTATAAGGAAAAAGGATTACATTCGAAAAATCTATCTCGAGCACTTGAAGATGGTGGAACCCTCACTTCGGTATTCATCCCTTGGAATACATGCGGAGTGTTTATCTTTGGGACATTAGGCGTTAGTGTTGTGCAATATGGTCCGTATGCAATATTGAATTTAGTCATTCCATTTATTTCAATTCTATACGCGGTTACAGGATTTACTATTGTTAAGTTAACTGAGCAGGAAAAGGCAGAGCAGCTCGAACTAGAAAAAGAAGAAAAAGGACAAGAAGAAGTAGGTTTTGGGATAAATTAG
- a CDS encoding mandelate racemase/muconate lactonizing enzyme family protein, with protein MKISQIEIYAIHLPLDEPFVISYATYDYMPSIIVKLTTDSGLVGYGEGVADEHVTGESWESTFAILKNTIASKLIGENPKNMERIHDIMDRAIYGVPTAKAAIDIACYDVVGKALGVPVYDLIGGRFHKEFPLTHVLSIDSPENMADEAEERVAAGYRSMKMKVGTNVADDVPRIIAVRERVGEDIAIRVDVNQGWKNSANTLQGLQKLESSGLDWLEQPVLADDIDGMVEVKAKSSTPTMIDEGLRGVNEMREIIAKRAANKVNIKLMKCGGIYPATKLAHMAEMAGIECQIGSMVESSIGSAAGFHVAFSKKMFTSVELTGPLKFSKDVGNLHYDVPFIRLNEKAGLGIDVDEQVLKELTVFSEKVVG; from the coding sequence ATGAAAATATCTCAAATTGAAATTTATGCAATCCATCTACCTCTTGATGAACCATTTGTTATTAGCTATGCTACGTACGATTATATGCCGTCAATTATTGTTAAATTAACGACAGATTCTGGTCTTGTAGGATATGGTGAAGGTGTTGCAGATGAACATGTAACAGGAGAAAGTTGGGAAAGTACATTTGCAATTTTAAAAAATACAATTGCGTCGAAACTTATCGGTGAAAATCCAAAAAATATGGAACGAATCCATGACATTATGGATCGGGCGATTTATGGTGTACCAACTGCAAAAGCAGCAATTGATATTGCTTGTTATGATGTAGTAGGGAAAGCGCTAGGCGTTCCGGTTTATGATTTAATAGGAGGCAGGTTTCATAAAGAATTTCCACTCACGCATGTATTAAGCATTGATTCTCCTGAAAATATGGCTGACGAAGCAGAAGAACGAGTAGCAGCGGGTTATCGTTCCATGAAAATGAAAGTCGGAACGAATGTTGCTGACGATGTACCCCGCATCATTGCTGTGCGCGAACGCGTTGGAGAGGATATTGCGATTCGAGTGGATGTGAACCAAGGGTGGAAAAATAGCGCGAACACGCTTCAAGGACTTCAGAAGTTAGAGTCCAGTGGATTGGATTGGTTAGAGCAACCCGTTCTTGCTGATGATATCGATGGAATGGTAGAAGTGAAAGCAAAATCATCCACCCCGACGATGATTGATGAAGGACTGCGCGGAGTCAATGAAATGAGAGAAATTATTGCAAAACGTGCTGCCAATAAAGTCAATATAAAGCTAATGAAGTGCGGAGGGATTTACCCTGCTACAAAGCTCGCCCATATGGCGGAAATGGCTGGAATCGAGTGTCAGATAGGGTCGATGGTCGAATCGTCAATTGGATCAGCAGCTGGATTCCACGTAGCCTTCTCTAAAAAGATGTTTACAAGTGTTGAATTAACAGGTCCATTGAAGTTTAGTAAAGATGTCGGTAATTTACACTATGACGTTCCATTTATTCGGTTAAATGAAAAAGCTGGATTGGGAATCGATGTTGATGAACAAGTTTTAAAAGAACTGACAGTGTTCTCAGAGAAGGTAGTCGGATGA
- a CDS encoding GNAT family N-acetyltransferase: protein MIKQLLLKNGKEIEIRHLSVKNLNEILLLQSKVIDALTTDSFLQPLSKEEFFTILNGKGKMIGAYLNDKLIAFRAMLEPELDDEHLGKDAGLPESEWAQVLYSEITNVDPEFRGNNLQVLLGEIILDEVDKIRYRYICTTVAPFNIASLKDKFAHGLQIVSLKKKYGNMLRYILMKDLSLDTTVTTPLESRYIPMANTEEQQQLLGNGWIGTHIEKRNDNWYVRYEKTES, encoded by the coding sequence ATGATTAAGCAATTATTATTGAAAAATGGAAAAGAAATTGAGATAAGGCATTTATCGGTGAAGAATTTAAACGAAATCCTTTTATTGCAAAGTAAGGTTATCGACGCTCTGACAACCGACTCTTTTTTGCAGCCATTGTCGAAAGAAGAGTTTTTTACTATTTTAAATGGCAAAGGAAAAATGATTGGCGCTTATTTAAACGACAAGCTCATTGCATTTCGCGCCATGTTGGAGCCCGAATTGGATGATGAACATTTAGGGAAAGACGCCGGGTTGCCTGAAAGTGAATGGGCACAAGTATTGTACTCAGAAATAACGAATGTTGATCCGGAATTCCGTGGCAATAATTTACAAGTATTACTTGGAGAAATTATTTTGGATGAAGTGGATAAGATTCGATACCGTTACATTTGCACAACAGTCGCCCCGTTTAATATCGCGAGTCTGAAAGATAAATTTGCACATGGATTACAAATCGTGTCGCTTAAAAAGAAATATGGAAATATGCTTAGGTATATTTTAATGAAGGATTTATCGTTAGATACAACTGTGACAACTCCATTGGAAAGTCGGTATATACCGATGGCGAATACAGAGGAACAGCAGCAATTACTTGGAAATGGATGGATCGGGACTCATATAGAAAAGAGAAACGATAATTGGTATGTACGATATGAGAAGACAGAAAGCTGA
- a CDS encoding basic amino acid ABC transporter substrate-binding protein yields the protein MALKKVTGLFSVALLFICISIILVGCGTSSDKTDTDSSNAGDGGKKKFIVGTDATYAPMEYMDEKGNIVGIDIDIVNAIAEELGIEVEYKNYGWEALLPSAVDNGEVDFAVSSITITDKRKKQLDFTEPYFKANQLILVPEDSEVTKFEDLKDKKVSAQINTTGHIVVGELLGETNKNIVATETMPFAIMEMINGNADATVGDNAVIIDYQKNNPKVKVKTVEDSTFEIEYYGLAVKKGNKEVVDLLNEGIKKIKENGKLKEITGFDID from the coding sequence ATGGCTTTGAAGAAAGTTACAGGCTTATTTTCAGTAGCACTACTATTCATTTGTATCAGCATTATCTTGGTTGGATGTGGGACGAGTTCTGATAAGACTGATACAGATTCGTCTAATGCAGGAGATGGGGGCAAGAAAAAGTTTATTGTCGGAACTGATGCTACGTATGCTCCAATGGAGTATATGGACGAGAAAGGTAATATCGTCGGTATCGATATTGATATTGTGAATGCGATTGCTGAGGAGTTAGGAATTGAGGTCGAATATAAAAACTATGGTTGGGAAGCACTACTTCCATCTGCAGTCGACAATGGGGAAGTAGATTTCGCAGTTTCTTCGATTACGATTACTGACAAGCGAAAAAAACAACTCGATTTTACTGAACCTTACTTTAAAGCGAATCAACTAATCCTTGTTCCAGAAGACTCGGAGGTAACTAAATTTGAAGATTTAAAAGATAAGAAAGTGTCTGCTCAAATTAATACAACAGGTCATATCGTTGTAGGAGAATTACTTGGAGAAACAAATAAAAACATTGTTGCCACTGAAACAATGCCGTTTGCGATAATGGAAATGATAAACGGAAATGCTGATGCAACAGTTGGAGATAATGCAGTTATCATTGATTACCAGAAAAATAATCCTAAAGTTAAAGTGAAAACGGTAGAAGATTCCACTTTTGAAATCGAGTATTATGGTCTAGCAGTTAAAAAGGGAAATAAAGAAGTTGTTGATTTATTGAATGAAGGAATCAAGAAGATAAAAGAAAATGGAAAATTGAAGGAAATCACAGGTTTTGATATAGATTAA
- a CDS encoding amino acid ABC transporter permease, with translation MDFLDIRFDVIWNYRELFIRGIGVTLSLTLVGYIGGFILGLFVGLGKMSKKKWVYYPAKFYVDFFRGTPLLVQILIIHIALIPTLFGHSLGYFVSGSLALILNSAAYNAEIIRAGIQSIEKGQTEAARSLGMTAGIAMKLIVLPQAFRRMVPPLGNELIALLKDSSLVTVIAASDLLYAGKVVAGASFRTWEPYITIAILYLMLTFIFTKLITYVEKRFSNSYVPTQRKRILSFGRGSAGR, from the coding sequence ATCGATTTCCTAGATATACGTTTTGACGTGATTTGGAACTACCGGGAACTGTTTATTCGTGGAATTGGTGTCACTTTATCACTCACTTTGGTCGGTTATATTGGTGGGTTTATATTGGGATTATTTGTAGGATTAGGAAAAATGTCTAAAAAGAAGTGGGTTTATTATCCGGCTAAGTTCTATGTTGATTTCTTTCGAGGAACTCCGTTATTAGTACAAATATTAATCATTCACATAGCGCTAATACCAACTCTTTTTGGCCATTCATTAGGTTACTTCGTATCAGGTTCACTCGCATTAATCTTAAACAGTGCTGCTTATAACGCAGAAATTATACGCGCGGGTATTCAGTCGATTGAAAAAGGCCAAACCGAAGCGGCAAGGTCGCTTGGCATGACTGCAGGAATTGCAATGAAACTTATTGTTCTGCCTCAGGCATTTCGTCGAATGGTTCCACCATTAGGGAATGAACTAATCGCGCTTCTCAAGGATTCATCGCTAGTTACTGTCATTGCGGCGAGTGATTTGTTGTATGCCGGTAAAGTTGTTGCAGGAGCAAGTTTCCGAACGTGGGAGCCTTATATAACGATTGCTATATTATATTTAATGTTAACATTTATTTTCACAAAACTGATTACGTATGTAGAAAAACGATTTAGTAATAGTTATGTTCCAACACAACGGAAAAGAATTCTATCATTTGGACGCGGGTCGGCAGGAAGGTGA
- a CDS encoding amino acid ABC transporter ATP-binding protein, translated as MIKIRGLCKSFGDLEVLRGIDYSVKEKEVICVIGPSGSGKSTFLRCINLLEEITDGEIFIDSVKVNDPKTDINDIRTEVGMVFQQFNLFPHMRVLENITLAPKKIRKMNPKDADELAHQLLEKVGLSDKANAYPEQLSGGQQQRVAIARALAMKPKIMLFDEPTSALDPEMVKEVLDVMKQLALEGMTMVVVTHEMGFAKEMGDRVLFLDQGLLIEEGKPDQLFNHPKHERTKAFLSKVL; from the coding sequence ATGATAAAGATTCGAGGGTTATGTAAATCATTTGGAGACTTGGAAGTATTAAGAGGTATTGATTACTCGGTGAAAGAAAAGGAAGTCATATGTGTAATCGGGCCCAGCGGATCGGGGAAAAGTACCTTTTTGCGCTGCATTAACTTATTGGAAGAAATTACAGATGGGGAAATCTTTATTGACAGCGTTAAAGTAAACGATCCCAAAACGGATATAAACGACATCCGAACAGAAGTCGGAATGGTATTCCAACAATTTAACCTTTTTCCACATATGCGGGTGTTGGAAAATATTACGCTTGCACCGAAAAAAATCAGGAAAATGAATCCGAAAGATGCGGATGAATTAGCACACCAGTTGCTTGAAAAAGTTGGTTTAAGCGATAAAGCCAATGCATATCCTGAACAATTGTCTGGCGGCCAACAGCAGCGGGTGGCAATCGCTAGGGCATTGGCTATGAAACCAAAGATTATGCTTTTCGATGAGCCGACATCGGCACTCGATCCAGAAATGGTGAAAGAAGTATTGGATGTGATGAAACAACTTGCTTTAGAAGGGATGACAATGGTCGTTGTAACTCATGAAATGGGCTTCGCAAAAGAAATGGGCGATCGAGTTTTATTTTTGGACCAAGGCCTTCTTATCGAAGAAGGGAAACCAGACCAACTATTTAATCATCCTAAACATGAACGAACAAAAGCATTTTTGAGTAAAGTTTTATGA